In Candidatus Omnitrophota bacterium, one genomic interval encodes:
- the rplV gene encoding 50S ribosomal protein L22, translated as MKGKAIWRHARVSPRKARLVAAAVQGKQVPQALAELEFMGKRAGQLLSKVIRSATANATRDGSVHAGELYISKITADGGPSWKRWMAVPMGRATRVLKRTSHLAVELDVKRPAGKEESKARA; from the coding sequence ATGAAGGGTAAAGCGATTTGGAGACATGCCAGGGTTTCTCCGCGCAAGGCGCGCCTGGTCGCCGCTGCGGTACAGGGCAAGCAGGTGCCGCAGGCCTTGGCAGAACTGGAGTTTATGGGCAAGCGTGCCGGGCAGCTTTTGAGCAAGGTTATCCGCTCAGCCACTGCAAACGCCACCCGTGACGGGAGTGTTCATGCGGGGGAGCTGTATATCTCGAAGATTACTGCAGACGGTGGGCCGAGTTGGAAACGCTGGATGGCTGTGCCGATGGGGCGCGCCACGCGGGTTCTGAAGAGGACCAGTCATTTGGCTGTGGAGCTGGATGTGAAGCGGCCGGCCGGTAAAGAGGAATCGAAAGCGAGGGCTTAA
- the rpsS gene encoding 30S ribosomal protein S19 gives MGRSLKKGPYVDPRLVEKFERYSKSGDKRPLQTWSRRSTIIPEFVGYTFAIHNGKTFIPAFITENMVGHKLGEFSPTRTFRRHGGNEKASAGKIGKK, from the coding sequence ATGGGGCGTTCACTAAAAAAAGGCCCGTACGTTGATCCCCGGCTGGTAGAAAAATTCGAGCGTTACTCCAAGTCCGGAGACAAGAGACCCTTGCAGACTTGGTCCCGTCGCTCAACGATTATTCCGGAATTTGTGGGCTATACATTTGCGATTCATAACGGCAAGACGTTTATCCCTGCGTTTATCACTGAGAATATGGTGGGCCATAAGCTGGGGGAGTTCTCTCCTACGCGCACATTCCGTCGCCATGGTGGAAATGAGAAGGCATCTGCCGGAAAGATTGGAAAGAAGTAA